The Mastacembelus armatus chromosome 14, fMasArm1.2, whole genome shotgun sequence genomic interval agtgaagggaagagaggagtatcgggagggcccaataaatttttgacagtggagaagagggaacgcgtggagccagaggcggatacaataagcgaggcatagaagtcagattttgtttgagtaatggtttgcttgtacttcagtatgtggtttaggtataagtccttgtgggtggatgaaccggtttttttgaagagacgttcaaggcgacgggcttgggttttgaggaggcggagttcgggtgtgtaccatggagcagagtgcgtaaaggatacagatctagttttgagtggggcgaaggtgttgagtagatttcgtagctcacagttgaaattggataacatgttggagaatGCCTATTTTCAAGCATAAGTCCTCTtatgttctgactaaaaagacCACAATTCTGCAcaactttaatcaaagtacaAGGGCACAACCGTTTGCAGTTAGTGCCACTCCTCAACTTCTCACTAACCATGTGCTTATGTGGGGCTAGTGGCGCAATGGATAACGCGTCTGACTATGGATCAGAAGATTCTAGGTTCGACTCCTGGCTAGCTCGACGCAAGCTTTATATCTCCCTGCTCGCGTCTCACTTCCGTTACTGCACCAGTGTGAACTCTTTAGGAAAGCGCATTTGCAGCCAGAGCAATTCTAACGATAAGAAAATGGCCTGCCACAATGTGCTACAAAGCGTCAGAACCCTTTCTTTACAGTCAGCCACAACTGTACTgaattttgtttaactttaatcGAGACTTGTTGCTCATCCtgatttgaaagtcaaaaaGTTTTACTAGAGGGCATTCGCAACAGCGCTAGATGAATTGCGCTGCCACCTCTCGACTTCTCACATAATGTAGGGAACGGGAAAAATTGTATATCTATTCGGAGAGGACAACATGCAATCGTTTGCCAGCAATAACCACAGGGCCGTGATCGTATAGTGGTTAGTACTCTGCGTTGTGGTCGCAGCAACCCCGGTTCGAATCCGGGTCACGGCATCCGgcgtgggtgtttttttttctcttttgtggaaCCTTTGTCTCAAAATAGTCCAGCtcctatttcattttacaaaggttTAAGCTCAGTGGATAATGCCTATTTTCAAGCATAAGTCCTCTtatgttctgactaaaaagacCACAATTCTGCAcaactttaatcaaagtacaAGGGCACAACCGTTTGCAGTTAGTGCCACTCCTCAACTTCTCACTAAGGATGTGCTGATGTAGGGCTAGTGGCGCAATGGATAACGCGTCTGACTACGGATCAGAAGATTCTAGGTTCGACTCCTGGCTAGCTCGACGCAAGCTTTATATCTCCCTGCTCGCGTCTCACTTCCGTTACTGTACCAGTGTGAACTCTTTAGGAAAGCGCATTTGCAGCCAGAGCAATTCTAACGATAAGAAAATGGCCTGCCACAATGTGCTACAAAGCGTCAGAACCCTTTCTTTACAGTCAGCCACAACTGTACTgaattttgtttaactttaatcGAGACTTGTTGCTCATCCtgatttgaaagtcaaaaaGTTTTACTAGAGGGCATTCGCAACAGCGCTAGATGAATTGCGCTGCCACCTCTCGACTTCTCACATAATGTAGGGAATGGGAAAAATTGTATATCTATTCGGAGAGGACAACATGCAATCGTTTGCCAGCAATAACCACAGGGCCGTGATCGTATAGTGGTTAGTACTCTGCGTTGTGGTCGCAGCAACCCCGGTTCGAATCCGGGTCACGGCATCCGgcgtgggtgtttttttttttcttttgtggaaCCTTTGTCTCAAAATAGTCCAGCtcctatttcattttacaaaggttTAAGCTCAGTGGATAATGCCTATTTTCAAGCATAAGTCCTCTtatgttctgactaaaaagacCACAATTCTGCAcaactttaatcaaagtacaAGGGCACAACCGTTTGCAGTTAGTGCCACTCCTCAACTTCTCACTAACGATGTGCTGATGTAGGGCTAGTGGCGCAATGGATAACGCGTCTGACTACGGACTCCTGGCTAGCTCGACGCAAGCTTTATATCTCCCTGCTCGCGTCTCACTTCCGTTACTGCACTAGTGTGAACTCTTTAGGAAAGCGCATTTGCAGCCAGAGCAATTCTAACGATAAGAAAATGGCCTGCCACAATGTGCTACAAAGCGTCAGAACCCTTTCTTTACAGTCAGCCACAACTGTACTgaattttgtttaactttaatcGAGACTTGTTGCTCATCCtgatttgaaagtcaaaaaGTTTTACTAGAGGGCATTCGCAACAGCGCTAGATGAATTGCGCTGCCACCTCTCGACTTCTCACATAATGTAGGGAATGGGAAAAATTGTATATCTATTCGGAGAGGACAACATGCAATCGTTTGCCAGCAATAACCCCAGGGCCGTGATCGTATAGTGGTTAGTACTCTGCGTTGTGGTCGCAGTAACCCCGGTTCGAATCCGGGTCACGGCATCCGgcgtgggtgtttttttttctcttttgtggaaCCTTTGTCTCAAAATAGTCCAGCtcctatttcattttacaaaggttTAAGCTCAGTGGATAACGCCTATTTTCAAGCATAAGTCCTCTtatgttctgactaaaaagacCACAATTCTGCAcaactttaatcaaagtacaAGGGCACAACCGTTTGCAGTTAGTGCCACTCCTCAACTTCTCACTAACCATGTGCTTATGTGGGGCTAGTGGCGCAATGGATAACGCGTCTGACTACGGATCAGAAGATTCTAGGTTCGACTCCTGGCTAGCTCGATGCAAGCTTTATATCTCCCTGCTCGCGTCTCACTTCCGTTACTGCACCAGTGTGAACTCTTTAGGAAAGCGCATTTGCAGCCATAGCAATTCTAACGATAAGAAAATGGCCTGCCACAATGTGCTACAAAGCGTCAGAACCCTTTCTTTACAGTCAGCCACAACTGTACTgaattttgtttaactttaatcGAGACTTGTTGCTCATCCtgatttgaaagtcaaaaaGTTTTACTAGAGGGCATTCGCAACAGCGCTAGATGAATTGCGCTGCCACCTCTCGACTTCTCACATAATGTAGGGAATGGGAAAAATTGTATATCTATTCGGAGAGGACAACATGCAATCGTTTGCCAGCAATAACCACAGGGCCATGATCGTATAGTGGTTAGTACTCTGCGTTGTGGTCGCAGCAACCCCGGTTCAAATCCGGGTCATGACATTAGAGGGGTGTATCAAGAAATTCAGTGAAGACAGAGTAATAATTTACTTTAGATAAGCAAGATTTGTTCTTCAAAAGGGAATCTGTATCTATGTGAAATTCTGTTTTcttgcaaaaataaacaacaaaaaattgtataaaaatgatttaatataCAAAATTAATAGAGCTAAAAATatatcatttctgttttctaaaatcTTTGCAGATAAGGAGCAAGAAAACTagatgtctgtttgtgtgtctgtacctGTAGCATTGCAATGCTGTCATCAGTCCTGCCTCTCTGTGCTTTCAATTGTGCACTTTCGATCATCAAAGCAGCTCGAGTATGAGAGTCTCCCCATAGGACACATTCATCAAGACCTTGCTTTAATACCTTAGCTGCTTCCTCATTAATATTCTTACCTTAAAAAGACACcccaaatacatttaaacatacacatacacacatgcatgttcaattacaaaaaatgaaagGGAGAGACAACACATAACTCTACCTGGGAAAAGAGCAGCAGTGCCATGGACCTGTGCAGTTAGGCTGCGGACTAAAGCCAGGCGACAACGCAGCCACTGAGAAACTCCAATTCTTTCACTAGCTTCAAGTGCTAAAGGAAAGTCTATGTGCAAGTTTGACAATCTGCAATCTTTAGTATCCTGTGGAAAGTGACATAACACATACATCCACGAACACCACATACAGTCAATCATCACTTCACTGCCTAGGTTCACgtagttatttttatatttaaatttttaaaaaatcagcaTTGTTACATTTCAGCTGCTAACATACTCATAAGAACAGCTTTTATATTGGCGGTTCTGTTGGTTGTAATATTGTGATGTCTACAACACACCATAAAAAtaagtattttatatactttagttttgtttaaaaatctACTTATTTGATCAGAACTACTTTATGTAAACATGCTACCTCTTTACTTCCAGCTGCATTATGTGGGAGCTCAGATGCAGGATTCTGAGAGCTAGATATGGATCGTCCAGTGATTACAGGAGAAGTCTGCAGCAGCACCAATGACGAAACTGCCATCTCAGCACTGAAATGGTTGTTAAAATCTTTAGACTAGTCACCACATGTAAACATAAGCATGAAATCATACACATGCAGTGTACAAGCATAAGGGCGTCATACCTAAGTGCAGCTTGTCCCTGCTGTAGGAACAGATTGGCCTTTAGAAGGTTGGACTCTATGGTCAGCTCCAGGTTCTCCAGCTCACTACAGCACTGTGATGTGAGCTGCTGCGAAATGGAGTGCAACATGGTGGACGTTGCTTCTAACAGAAGGAACTAtaacagagaaaatgacagatttGGGTAAgttaactggaaaaaaaaacgtTCCATATTTACTGTAATGTGACATGATTAAAAAGtatgaatattttaattaagAATTTACAAAATGTGGCAAACCCCCAAATTAAACATTAACTCAATGTAATAAGAAGTCTTGCCTTAACACTTTCTGGAGTGAGCTTCTCATTCACAGTGCAAAGATCCAGCAGTTTTGGCTCTTCTTTATTTAGGCAGTAGCCCTCACTGTCCTGTCTGTCTTGCTCCTGATGTTCTGAGTTCACTGAACAACTTGTTTTGCTGGCACAAGCTACTGTTTCAAAAGAGTCTGAATGACATTCCTGCTTTATGcataagaaaaatgtttaagcCACAGGGACTGTGAGTATAAAATCAAACTAGTTCAATTTACAATGAATGTGAATGACTCAGTAAACAAATACGGCAAAGCAGTTTAGTTATTGCTATAATTAGTTTACAGGCTGGTGCGTATTCAAATGGTTTCCCTTGATGCAGAGCTCCTGGTTACAGACCTGGCACAGGAGGCCCATGTACAGTGTTACTGAGCGCCAGGACTAGCTGAACACGGGCCAGGTAGAATCTGAGGCACAATGTGGAGCCATACAACACGCGCACCTCTGGCATAATGTCACAATTCACAAGTTCGTCCAAAGCCTaaccacacacatcacacagtacataaaaaaatcaatttagtAAGCTTGTACAGTgagcacattttttttataaaaatatgtatttgatGACTTGTCcgcagcacaaacagcagcacagacactaaaaaagacattttttgtaCTTCTAGAAGAGTGGGTAAGCATTTGGCTAATTTTAAGGGTGTTAGGTAGGCTAGTGGAGGTGAGATGAGCTGATTCTgttaaaagcagagaaaattaCTTCTGTACTATACAAACtagcaatatgttttttttaagattatGTAATAATTGATTTACATCTTCAATTTTACAGATTTATTGTTGAAGTActtaattaacattaatatcGATAAATGACAGAATAATACTGGAAAAATGGCTCGAGATCTTCTTTAGAAATATAAAGAAAGTACCTCTGCGTTGTCCAGGAGAGACCTGTTGCTGTAGAATTTCTTCACAGGCTGCACAATAAGCACAATATTTAATGTACACAGAATATGGTACATAAACAACCCATGTGttcaaatattttcatgaaAGATTTTGATTTACAATATTGCAAATGTAAAGTCAAAATTGTAACAGAGATTAGAGAGTATATCCACAAGGGTGAGCTGCAACAGTTTTAGCATAAGCAGTGGACAGAAGTgccaaaaaaacagagagaagataATTATGTGTGCATTCTTACATGGAGATTGTCTTTGGCTATGTAATGTCCATAAGGTAAAAGGATCCCTATTCCTTGTATCAGCTGAATTACCTCCTTTACAGCTTCAGTGAACAGACACAGTTCAGTAAGGGCACGTATCTGCAGAAAACACCAGCCCAGTGTAAAAACGCCATCAAAacagtgagaggaaaaacacaagtaTGCAtatgagaaaacacaaatcctGACCTTAAGTATTTTTCCTTCAACTGTGCGTTGCAAATCTCTGCACACATTCCCCACAATATGTTGGTAAAAGGCTAATATGGGTAgtagctgaaaaaacaaacataatttaaCAATAAGTGAGTTTATGTGTTAATCCTTGggcttcaaaatgaaaaaagacagtgtttgtgtgtaccttAATGTAGTAGCCAGTGGTAAAGAGCCAGTGGCAAATGAAGTTAAGGCTGGCTACTGTGGTGCCGAGGTGAACCCTGTGGGGTTCAGAGAAAAGACTGACTCCAGGGATCAATTCATCTCCAATGATGTGGGAGGTATACTGGAGGTCATCCTGAGGCTGAGCCAGAGAACAGCACAGTACACACTAAAAGTAGGTCACAAATACACAAGCATGTCAGAAggcatgcatgcaaacacacatacacacaaaaaacatacagagcAAACACATCCCCTGCAATCATTCCCCAAATTGTATATTCAAGAACAAAGGTAAAAGACATGTTTGTGTGGAGAGAGTTTAACATCACTTGGAAGTATTACCTTAAAGAGGTGAGCAGACAGGAGACAGCACTTTGTCCGCTGGCCTATATGAGAAGTTAAGATGTACCTGTAgattaaaaacatgtcattcaGATGCAGTTAGCTTTAAAGGTGTATGcttgtgacagaaaaaaagcacaacagcaCTATAAATCATTTCCAGCTGGTACCACCAGGAAACTAAGTTCCTCTGCTGCCTTGGAAATAGTTAGCTCATGAGCTTTGAATATGTAAAACTACCTCAGTTAACTAAACAGTAAACTACAGATAACTACAGAAGCTTTGTTGAGTCCTTCAAACAAACCTACTGTGCTATCTTAGCAGTGAGCCCAGCAGCCTGTAGACATCCCCAGATTCCTGCCTGCTTTACAGTTTGTTGCAGGCAGCTGTTCCCAAAGGACATGCCATCCCATTTCTCTATAACACCTGAGCTCTGTAGGGCACAATCTACAGCTTTACTCCAGTATGAGTTTGCTGCCCTGGAGATACAACACAGGTAGCAatgaatattattataattaaatcATGAAAAGCCCAAAATTGCAGTTAAATGCCAGAAGCTATCttcaacacacatacatatacactcAGGGGATAAAACATAATTCTAACCGCATGTTTCCGTTGTAGAACTGAAGGTTTCCCATTTCATGCAGTGCCAAAACCCTAAGGGAGTCATGAGTGTTGGCCTGGAGATATTCTGAAGAAAAGGTTAATGACAtgagatgaaaagaaagaaatctgaGACCTTCACAGCCCACCACATACTTCTTCCTATGTTATTATCTTCTTATTTAGAAACACATATTCACATCACATAAACTCTGTGTCCTACCTACTAGCAACTTGTCAATTCTTGACATGTTCATAAAACGTGTGCTATAAAAGTCTTTACTTTGTGTTCTTACTAATGCAGGTGGAGTATGCAGCAGTGAGAGTCGGCATTTGGTCAGGACTGATAGGAAGGCTGTACAAAGCATTTGGAGTGCTATAGTCCTCCACTGTCAGGTCACAAGGTTGGATGCTTGGAGTTGGTATAACAATTGGACTGAAATTCACCACGCTTGTTGTATGGCTAAAACCTCCGCTATGAAAATGTTGCAACTGTACCGCAAAGCCTGCAGAGAGATACGTACAGTGTAAACAGTCTGAGTTTTAAAGACTTATGttagtgaatgtgtgtgtgtgctccatCAGCACTGAACTCACAGGGCTGTGTATAAgccagaagcagcagcagtaatgagCGACTATGCTGGAAGACCTGAGAACAATGCGGTCTTCTTTCAAGAGCTTGATGGTAACAGCACAGTGTTTCTTCTACATCCAGGGGAACGCAGACAAGGGACAAAGAGTTGCGTATTTCTGCATCTTAGAcacagaacatacagtatatccatGAAAGCATTCCATATGTAAACACATCTTCTCTATACTTGTTGGATATTGTGTGCCCTATGTAACACACTGGTAATTTTAACATAGTATTTCACTGTTCTGTCATTTCTATATTTGAATCATTTCAATGTAGGGCAGATAACAATATGTACTACAAACATTCATCTGTATGAATGATATAGTCTGACATAAAGGTGTCTGTCCAAACCTTTAAGCTCAACTGCATCATGCAAAGTGGAGCTTGTGGGTGCTGCTTTTTTGCGAATCAGCTGTTGCTGTGCAAAATGAGGGGTCCACCCACTGAGCAGCTGGCAGCTTGCATAGCTCCTGTAAGTTACCTGAAATAAAGACAAGTATGCACCAGACATATGCATTAACAGTACAAAGCACACAATGGATAAGTGCATACATTAACAGATTATAAAACAACTTGAATGATAGCTATACTCTGACTCACACTCACTATCACAAAAAAGAACAACCGTACCATACAGAGATTGTTGATATATGTCTATGTGCTACCTCCTTGCCAGTGGCCTTATGTGTCTTGACATGGTGTGGTTGTGGGACTGGAGGTCCTCCAAAAGAACTAATCCTTTCAAGCAGCTTCCTCTGAGCATGAACTAGTAGAGGGGTTATGCTCAAAGTGTAATGTTCCCTTGGATAGACATtacagatacagacacacacacaaacagacacaaccATGGGTATTTACTCTGGGACAGCGTAATAGGTGACTCAAAAATTTTAAACTGAATTCCTGACAGactaatgaccaaaataatggCAATGGtagatcatttaaaaacaccaaaTGTGAAATGcactaaataaagaaaatgaatgccTCTGTATATTACACTACTGAGAGTATGTGATGTGTATCTTTCTGTACCAATTGTATGTATCCTCTTTATGACTACTAAATTCTCCAAATAAAAAAACTCCATTCAAAGTCCCTTTAATGATATAACTTTGTCACTCTCAGTGTCATTTAAATGCTTCTATACAAACCTTTTCATAATTCAATTTTGTTGCACTCAAAGCTTTGTGATGTTATTATAAGCTGATTTACCGTGTGTATGAGTTGAAAAGTAAGGCAAAGTGGGCCAGGCTTTCCCATTTGCCACGGTCATGGAGCCGCTCCAGTGTATGCAACACCAAGGTACGCACCCAACGCAGGTCTACCTGAGTGTTGTCGTCCAGggctgagaactggagactgGACTCTAATTCCTCCTCAGTAAAGTCACTATCATACAAACTCCACAGCTAGCAGGGACAAAGATTATGATGATAGATTGCAACACACTTTGCAATCCAGAGGTTTTCTTTTAATCATCTATTTGAAATTAATAATTCTACatgtgacttttaaaaaaagtagctaagtgtgtgtatatagctGCATATGAGACGCACCCTTAGTCTGTTCAGCATGTCCATCATTAGATCAGTAGCCAGCACTAGTAGTGGGGTGAAGGTGGTATGTAGCTGTTCTACTGTAATGACAGGGGAAGGTTCAAGCTGAGCTGCTCTCTGTATTAGGAAATCAAACCTGCAGCTTTGATCCCACATAGTCTGACAGATATATTGCAGAATGGTCCAGTGCCCGCCACGATGAGCCAATACCTGgaatatatgaataaaatacaaaataaattatgaaactAAAATCAATGGCACATAgaaaaaatactgtaatgtaTGTGACTAAAcaacagaataaacacacacacacaatattttctgattttcaaaTAATACACATACTTAGACATGTctgcatttacacatttatgtaATGTCAGCATTTGTCTACTtatgtgtgagtggatctctGTGCATGTGCAAACAGTACCATGGCCCTTCGGAGGTGTAAACCAGCATTGTTAAGTGAGTCCAGCAGCAAGGCAGCAGTTTGCCTTTGTATCTCAATCTGCTGTTCCTCAGATTGAGAGGAGTCATCTTCCTCATCACCACTCTGATCTGTAGAGTCATCAACTCCGTCtcctgaaagaaaaggaagagaggtGATCAGTCCAGACGGTGGtagtttttatttgaatttttcaGTATGTCATTTCCTCACCCTCCATTTTGTGAGCTGTTACATTATCCTTAGGACTAAAGTGAGAGGAGTCTGAGACACCCTCTTGTTTAGAAGACTGCTGAGGTTGTGCGTTCCTCCACACCATGATACCAGAGTAGGCCAGAGAGAAATGCAAAGGATTTAACTCGCTGTATCTGAGCAAAGCGCATACAGTTTATATTATTAAAGGTTATTTCAGATAACAACAGCAAAACTAAATGTCACCTAAAGTTATAAAATCATGCCCAGGGGCAATTACCCACACTCTATTTGTTGACATATAATTGGATGAAAAgttaatattttgtgtgtacCTGTACTGCAGGTCTCTTCCATGCAGCTGTTCCAGGCCTTGATAAAAGAGTGCGATATGTGCCTGAGCCATGCTGTAGTTAAGATGTGACTTCCACACCCTCTCCCCACAGAACATGTTCCTCAGCTGAAACTGCTTCTTGTAGCGTTTCACCATAGACGACATCACGTTTAACAGGTTCTCCACAGCCTGCATCTCTctacacacacagtgcacatgtGATTATCTGAACCCACATGcacaattacacacaaaaacagacatcccaaaaatagcaataaacatacataaatacataatgcACCTGTTAGTTCTTACTGCCTGAAGCATGCTGTGTGGCATTTTCTGCTTTAGTTTCTTTCTTGTATCTTCATGAGAAGTCGTGTTCTTGGTGTACAAAAAAGCATGTTATTTATCTTCATATTTTATATCAACTAAAGGCAATTAACAGcacaaaatgaataattttaaataaatagtaCATTCCACTTTTGCACTTTTTTAACTTGTTTCCTTTGGGATACATTAGTAATGAGCTGTACATAGGATAACTGTGATGGGAGTCTACAATACATGTATGGCACTAAAGTAACAACCCACAACGAATTTGTAGAACAAGTGGATACACAGTAGGTCAGGGCTATTTGAACAtctgaaaaccaaaacagtttgTTTCACATGCTGTTAGAAGATTTATtctctgtgtgcacatgtggaTCAGCTTAACAGAGCTAATATAAATAACAAATTTCACATATGCACAAAGACAGATTCATTGATAAATAATGTGCATTCACAAAAAGCATATCCCttacatgtatatatacatatttgtattttcacctGGGGTGGTTCATTTCCTTTTAGAGCCTGAGCACTATATCTTCTTTTACTCTGACCATCTCCCTCCACATGCTTTGTGGACAATCCAATCACCTCATCACGCCTGACAAAGAGAGcaccattcacacacattcaacaaTAGTAAAACTGCAAATATACATCATAAGGTTAATAGCAAATTACATAACTGCATAATAAAAGCCAACAGTAATGCATTATTTAACATTGTGACTATACCAGAAATAAAGGACACAAAGATTATTAAACTAAagatgtctgtttgtgtgtagtgAAGGCACACCTAGAAAGAAATTCAAACATGCTTTGCCCCCACTGTAACACAAGGTCTGGATGGCCTTCTTCCATGGTTCTGTGGAGGAGCAGCGCAGCATACTCAATGAAATATGCTTGGCGTCTGAGCTTCATCActataatgaaaacaaatacaaacaaagctGTAAATGAACAGGAGAAATTATTTGTTGAAAGAAGCATATGAGTTGTGTGATACCTACCATATTGATAGGCATCCCTTAAAGGGTTGCTGGAGATCAGATCATACAAAATGGCAGGATCCTCACAGCCAGTCAGTGCGTGTGAAATCTCtacagaaactaaaaaaaagctgtattCAATATTGAGCAAGTGTTTATTATTAAACAGCACCCTAAAATGTATTGTACTGAGCGTATATGCATCATTATTATGAATACtacaaattttaatttgttacaAAAGACTTCAAATATTGCCAGAAGAGCTTAAATATATAACACATACTTTcaataaatatagtttttgGAGTAAAGAGGCAGGAActccctgaaaaaaaaactgtatgtctgtgtgtcaccATTGTCTTTGGTAAGAGCAGCTTCagatgtgtttcttttcttgttcttcACATTCAGTGCTTTCAGCTGAAGACTCATCTTCATTTCACCCTTGATTGCAGCGTGATCTACTGCCTTAGactacacacaaatatatacatacagaaaaataacagaacagTGGAACAAGATATTCTTTAGTTGGAGCATacttaaaatgattaaatataaaataatataacacCTAGAACATAGCAGTCATTCTAGGAATGGTAATAAGGCACACAGAGTTCATCCAGAGATGCACCTGTGTTTGTCAATCATGTACATGGACTGagctgttttctgctgtttacctgAAAATCATCATagctaaagaaaaaacagctgcCCCTTTTCCAATGTTGAAAGCTTCTCTCTGTGAGTCTTATAAATCACTGTGCCGTGTTTGCCATCTAACAAgctttaaacaaataaatctgtTTCTCAACTGGACTTATCAGATTATATTTCAgttatatttcattatatttgtcTCACTGGTACATGAAACAACACACCCCAACACAAGGGGCTATGCTAGTGCAGATCAGAAAAACAATTTCCATGTGAATACAACTTAAATCATCAAATATTTGTGCACTTTTTGATTGTCTTACCCTCACTGGTTCATGGGCAAGTCTACTGATCCGAAGCTGGGCATCATGGACCTCCTGAAGCAACCTGCGACCACAGTCCATTACCATGGAAGCCAACTGATGCTCCCTTAGCACACGGAACGTCTGGTCAGAAAGaatgagaaattattttttGCGGGGCGCCTGCCTGATTATCATATGGGATAGCTGGGAATTGTAAGTCAATaagtcagtgtaaatgtaaatcaaaGTACAGGTACACTACACTTAGTGACAATTACCACATATTGTTGTGCTCTATATATGTTCTATAAAAGATGGTAGTAatatgtatttaagtatttGATAAAGTACCTTTCATTGTTATTTGGACATTTTGTCACAATAAGGGGAAGTCAAGAGTTGATGCTAATTTGTAGCATGCAGttcatacatttgttttttaagccATTAAAACTTTTATCATTTGTACACataaacagaatgaaatgtacatacacacatacacatacacacctttGACAGGTAATAGGTGATGCAGGCTATCATGTGCAGAA includes:
- the cfap54 gene encoding cilia- and flagella-associated protein 54 isoform X2 encodes the protein MDLPASYYGKLDRRNPVISAFERDINSFMTLMKRVFSSTRQNNNDSYAKGIKILVETWIKYKHRLPSKLYQEHILQIADFLFGMKLYQLALWHGYSLHLQQFSSVKITDITDVDHFMVCFFPEGFDMDRDIFAMKVRAMQGCVLCIFEQEKRHSILSQKGLHKLLRVLNFIRIMMQAFQQHEHLCWQIYNGSLHMYTICRYLMTMNCSAQALEYLLWASISLELSIPLMTAKYLPWIVTLYCAVCNCYYDNQAAVQAEDFARRAHEKISELEKWEQQSNVPATRRTQRAYKEAFIKLGAMMFKRAVFEGRRRNKPTLRVKTKSALKDMSNVPWPHTTTERMLMDLFDSSAAQFFGILEALWDSTRRPLEAKLPDEPELQEVILELLSAGISILSGVATTGEQRCDDHPGKSLSAVTSSSTLIDLAIAGENKVPIMSAVRFIKLLFQYKQPDAFTELASNMLQALSGVEGQSFRRAECELALLGNFNSLLSSQRSRPKDNNTIDDRHKSHSMSDEFIGLVDTLHKSVCGSAPEMQPDGDLVLDIVLFLWSKVKVVIQRKNPELIPDMEKWMWCLSVLCDVAFACDLAIVDYMTMAEMIHTLAILLESAAGDCKPTQCQAAHQADSEVVRPSSFSLLESSSTGLLQRACKVVEEGLKALAKGVATLLPQDCSAITDSAFMQKFCSVPSSAEENKDEVGQKGTEVKTKAESDIKGPRDNHFSRVPLLAIDLHLELSIIHHRASLKLLERNAVVESDLLNRIKKNKVSKALFLMQKALLVYNKMEPNNSSKTKTLLEEASSLIKKAELEERKLYFSSTPKTPAEKKDKGMKEGEENPPPPPILLSRTDHSLTFAPAPYNLEGQVCWYQLCGRAAESINWKVRLGDCSLPGTGDMVPTVSGRCVLRVEGLVPNQKYVFAVAAYNGQGKLLGNTIGGTTFPLLASMPVPLLSTWAHLAQVAFQIKQYDIAKRACRELWSHYTFSDPGTNSTQNRLATTGLHKQTLECSSSHLCQLFLTSIFIEMEINIQQQSLYCDLFSKNCPFIWDQVTIELTKEEARLAECDRILVAMDLAMWLNDGNTALQAAVSCYDLLAPLIFHQIICDHVVQVLKKCLLVLEQNSGLLKQKWTGSILESFLHMIACITYYLSKTFRVLREHQLASMVMDCGRRLLQEVHDAQLRISRLAHEPVRSKAVDHAAIKGEMKMSLQLKALNVKNKKRNTSEAALTKDNVSVEISHALTGCEDPAILYDLISSNPLRDAYQYVMKLRRQAYFIEYAALLLHRTMEEGHPDLVLQWGQSMFEFLSRRDEVIGLSTKHVEGDGQSKRRYSAQALKGNEPPQNTTSHEDTRKKLKQKMPHSMLQAVRTNREMQAVENLLNVMSSMVKRYKKQFQLRNMFCGERVWKSHLNYSMAQAHIALFYQGLEQLHGRDLQYRYSELNPLHFSLAYSGIMVWRNAQPQQSSKQEGVSDSSHFSPKDNVTAHKMEGDGVDDSTDQSGDEEDDSSQSEEQQIEIQRQTAALLLDSLNNAGLHLRRAMVLAHRGGHWTILQYICQTMWDQSCRFDFLIQRAAQLEPSPVITVEQLHTTFTPLLVLATDLMMDMLNRLRLWSLYDSDFTEEELESSLQFSALDDNTQVDLRWVRTLVLHTLERLHDRGKWESLAHFALLFNSYTREHYTLSITPLLVHAQRKLLERISSFGGPPVPQPHHVKTHKATGKEVTYRSYASCQLLSGWTPHFAQQQLIRKKAAPTSSTLHDAVELKDAEIRNSLSLVCVPLDVEETLCCYHQALERRPHCSQVFQHSRSLLLLLLAYTQPCFAVQLQHFHSGGFSHTTSVVNFSPIVIPTPSIQPCDLTVEDYSTPNALYSLPISPDQMPTLTAAYSTCIKYLQANTHDSLRVLALHEMGNLQFYNGNMRAANSYWSKAVDCALQSSGVIEKWDGMSFGNSCLQQTVKQAGIWGCLQAAGLTAKIAQYILTSHIGQRTKCCLLSAHLFKCVLCCSLAQPQDDLQYTSHIIGDELIPGVSLFSEPHRVHLGTTVASLNFICHWLFTTGYYIKLLPILAFYQHIVGNVCRDLQRTVEGKILKIRALTELCLFTEAVKEVIQLIQGIGILLPYGHYIAKDNLHPVKKFYSNRSLLDNAEALDELVNCDIMPEVRVLYGSTLCLRFYLARVQLVLALSNTVHGPPVPACASKTSCSVNSEHQEQDRQDSEGYCLNKEEPKLLDLCTVNEKLTPESVKFLLLEATSTMLHSISQQLTSQCCSELENLELTIESNLLKANLFLQQGQAALSAEMAVSSLVLLQTSPVITGRSISSSQNPASELPHNAAGSKEDTKDCRLSNLHIDFPLALEASERIGVSQWLRCRLALVRSLTAQVHGTAALFPGKNINEEAAKVLKQGLDECVLWGDSHTRAALMIESAQLKAQRGRTDDSIAMLQEVVSIISQSTCMPLGSSMSLAQATLLLSDLRGVQSVKLLQLTQELLQKQLCVFGQRVLLVNGKICFSPPEPSNIYLPFLNIMAQVTLRLGNIQDHRVTEMTVSAQI